A stretch of DNA from Kwoniella mangroviensis CBS 8507 chromosome 1 map unlocalized Ctg01, whole genome shotgun sequence:
GCAGTGTGGCACATTTATGATTTATCAATGCATCCTGCAGAAAACCTCTATTGACATCAGTCTATGAATTATAGACAATCCGTGTATTGTTATTTCACACTACCTATGGAATGGAATGCAGACGTGGATGATAGAGGATTATGAACAGATTGGAAGGAAAGAATAAAGTGATAAGATGAAAAGGTGGAAGAAATTCGGTTGCTACTCAACGACTGAAAGGTCCAAGTTGACATGGAAGATTCACAAGATTGACCTTGGCTGTTCACTTAAAGCTCATCATGCTTGTTTTCCTTCAAGTGCGATAATTGCCTCTGATAAGATTTCAATCTTTCGGTTATCCTATCTTCCAAGGTTAATTCGGTAGCTTGACCACTGCAGTTAATTCCAGTCAGCTCGATTTGTTttcacatctcatcatagCTGATGGGGAATACGAGCAGATGGACTTACTGAATCTTGTcactcatctttctcatttCTTCCACGACccatttctctcttcttgcaacttccctttccctctcttctatCTCCCTATGTCTCTCTTTATCTCTTCgttttctctcttccaatcgctcccattcttcccttctggCAGATTGGTAtgcctcttcatcatcgtcatcccGTACCCCATGGATATGTCCATGGGAAGTGTCGAGATGATaatgtccatgtccatgatcaGGCTTAGGACAGGCAGGACAAGGTGTATTTTAAGTTGAGAAACTTCGTTTTGAAGTCGATCGCGAAGTAATAGCGAGTGAGTGAGGGCAGTAGATAAAGCTAGAGTATTGGTATTTTCTACAACTCAAACCACGCTGATCAGCCGATACACATATCAAGATCACAAGAGGTGGCCTGACTCACCCTCACTACCTTCTGCAACTTTCAGTACCCAaacttccttttccctttccgCATCTTTGCTTCTCACTACACTAGCCCCTTGACCTAGATCTTCGATTGACCATTCACCTACACCCACACCGTACGGCACGCCGATCGCTGTATTCCAGAATCGAAGATTGGGTGCTAGTCGTAAGAGGTCTAGTTGACGATGATCGTTCAAAGCCAATAAGGAGGTCTGCAATGGCAAGGTTGGATCCAAGGGAGCAAcgagggatgagagaggtggtgggaggAAAGTAGATAGTTTGGTGAGGAGAGCTAGTTTCTCGGAAACTAATTTTTCCTGAGTCTATACATGTATAAGTCAAAGTATCAGTATGTCGTCACCATAAGGAGGAATCCAGTACGGAGAGAACAGAGTCGTACTCACCCTCAATGCCTTATGTCTACCGGTCAAAGTAGGTAAACTCCCTTTAGGAACCTCCAACACCAGCGCGATCACACTGAGAATCAAGCTCACCCAAAGTAGTGGGTGAGGCTTGGTAATTCTGAATGGACCAAttttccttccttttggTACCGTCTCTTTAGGCGGAGCAGTAACGTTGACCGTAACAGGTGGCATGACTGGTGCAGGTGCTGGAGGGGGTGGAGcaggttgaggaggaggaggagggggtgtACGTTCTCTTGGTGGGTAGGGATGAACGTAGATGTTAGGCAACTGGATGGGGATAGGGTGTGAAGTGTTATTAGCTGGATGATTAGgctggatgtggatggtatCCCCGTGGTTGTCCTGGTGAGGAGGTGTGTGATCGTCACCTACATGTACTTGAGGATGAGGCTTGGGCGAACCGGATAACTTGGCTCGGTAGGTCTCGTCCATcttgagaaagaggaggaagtgtGGTTAGCCTTGATGGTGGGGGATATGATTATGAGTGATAGGTTAGAGGAAGATAAGGGGTAAATTCAAATGGTGTTGCAATAGTAAGTTGATGGTCACGATGATACTCATTCAACGTTGAGATGAGACAATGGTAAAATGAGGGATGAGCGTTGATGACACGTCATTGAAACGTGTTGAAAGGACGAGGACAATGCGTTTTCCATCATTTAGATCACCGCTTGACCATCATTCAACGTAGATACGCAAAAGAGTGTCAATGTCAGTACCTCAAACCCTGAGAGTAATCAGTTAAGTACTCATATCAATTGTCGGAGCTTGTTTCTAGGTCTCCGATTAAAAGGTATACTTCTGACAAAGGTGGAATGGATTGGGATCATCTTTCAGACAGCCAAGGGAGGCCATGAACTTGAGAGAAAGTCGTGATCCATTTTTACAACATGCATCCTCCCATTTAGTCCACCTGAGAACGACTCCTTTCACCCACTTGACATTACTTTATGGCGATGGGGTAGGTACGTCCGTCTGACCTTGAGGAGCAAGCATCATCTTAGGCATGATGTTGGCTAATACACCTGCAAAGCCCATTCTACACATACACAGATAGCATGGGATTAGTGCGTGTTCGTGGTGCCATATATTGTGTTGACTTACCCTAAGGTCAATaaaggtgaagttgaatcTTTGCTTTGTCGTAATGGTTGAGAGTTGACTAGACTTATAACAGCCAGGATGAATGCTCCCCAGACGATACTATGTCATTGTAGCGAAGGGATCAGCATAGGTCGCAATGAAAGATATTATTGggttcatctcttccctttACTTGCACAGTTTTGGAGATGTAGACACTCACATAGGTTGCTTCACGAACATACCCGCACCAGCAGCTGTCATAGCAGTCTGACCGTATGGATCTTTATATTCTGACCATTCTGGGGTAAGGGGGAGGTGGTATGGGAATACCCTAGTTGACATCGCAGGATGATCAGCGTTCAACGAAGGACTTCTCGGAGATGAAGGGGGTCGCTCACTTGTCGGATCTGGGATCTGATTTGTCGTACACCGGAGCTGACaccatcttgttctttctgACCACTgttttcgatgatgattgagttGAAAACTGGGATATAGGTTGCTATACTGCAAgaaatcacctcatcccatctcatgTCTTGGTGCTTCACCGTTTCGGGCAAATCGTCCGGATCTCTTGACCACGTGGCATTGCCCTGAGATGAGAGACGGCTCTTACTCGAATCCAACTTTTTTTTCCATCCAGCTCCATGACTCGATATTCTGACTGGTATATCATTCATAACACCATTCCATTTGATAGCcgttctcatcatcagcagaCATACTAGACAATCATAGACAATCATATACTGAGACAGGATGTCATCAAGCGAAAGGAAACAAATCAAAGTTGGTATCTTGGGTGCTACCGGTACCGTAGGTCAGCGGTGAGTGCTTTGTCTTTCCTTCACTTGCGATTCGCCTCTATCCTCGGTGATTCGTACAAGACTATGTCGGTACGACGCATTTAGGAAACCAAGTATATGATCGACATGCACTTCCTAAAGACATGATAGCAATGAGAAAATCTAAAAAGAATGTAAATTGATCTATGTATTCCACATCTAATCAGATTCATCCAGCTCCTCTCCACCCACCCATACTTTGTCATCCACGCTCTCGGAGCTTCATCCCGATCAACAGGACAGAGATATGGTAAAGTCACCAAATGGAAGCTGAACACCCCCATCCCTAAAGAGATCGGTAATATGGTCGTACAGGAATGTAAACCTGATGCTGAGGGATTCAAGGATTGTGGAGTGGTTTTCAGTGGGTTGGATGCGGATGTAGCTGGAGAGATCGGTAAGTCAAACTTGCCATGGTCATCTAACATCCCCAATGTGATTGACAGCTTACGATATCTGTGATTAACTCTTCACTCATGTCTACAGAGGAAGCGTTCCGTTCAGCCaacctcatcgtcttctccaACGCTAAGAACTACCGACGAGATCCCCTTTGTCCCCTCATAGTCCCCCTCGTCaacccttctcatctctccatcatccctcACCAGAAGAAAACCCTAGGTTTAGAAAAAGGATACATAGTCACCAATGCCAACTGTTCTACTACCGGTTTAGTAGTTCCCTTAGCAGCGTTAGAGAAGGCTTTCGGTCCTTTGCAAACAGTTATGGTCACTACCCTTCAGGCTATTTCCGGTGCTGGTTATCCCGGTGTATCTTCATTGGACATATTGGATAATGTCGTTCCTCACAtaggaggagaggaagaaaaaatAGAATGGGAGACAAACAAGATCTTGGGTGGACTCAATTCAGATAATACACAATTCGATTTACACTCGAACGAATCGGTAAAAGCTATAAATGTTTCGGCCACTACTACCAGAGTACCAGTTATAGATGGACATACAGGTGTTGTTTCTGTTAAATTCAGTAAATCTCCCGCGCCATCgatggaagagatcgatAGAGCATTTAGGGAATTCAGATGTGAAGCTCAAGAGCTCAACGTCCCCTCAGCACCACCTCAGGCTATCGTCGTGCATGATGCACCCGACCGACCTCAACCTCGATTAGATCGAGATTTACATAATGGTGCGTGTGTAAGTGTAGGTAGAGTTAGACCCTGTCCTGTACTGGATGTGAAATTTGTATGTTTGATAGATAATGTTAGGTTGGGGGCGGCTACTAGTAGTATTATGAATGCTGAGATTGCTGtggagaagggattgatCGTTTAGAGTAGTTTTCGTTGGACCATAGATAGTCATGGACATAACAACTATGCATTTGCTTGCTGAATGGAATATGCAGTAGTGCTCTGACTATACTCCAGTGCTTAAGTGAGATTTTTATTGTGGCCATTCCGAAAGGAAGGAGTATAGGAACCCCTTCGAGCTACCAGAAGAACAGCAAAGATACGGCATCGGGGTCCAAGA
This window harbors:
- a CDS encoding aspartate-semialdehyde dehydrogenase; translation: MSSSERKQIKVGILGATGTVGQRFIQLLSTHPYFVIHALGASSRSTGQRYGKVTKWKLNTPIPKEIGNMVVQECKPDAEGFKDCGVVFSGLDADVAGEIEEAFRSANLIVFSNAKNYRRDPLCPLIVPLVNPSHLSIIPHQKKTLGLEKGYIVTNANCSTTGLVVPLAALEKAFGPLQTVMVTTLQAISGAGYPGVSSLDILDNVVPHIGGEEEKIEWETNKILGGLNSDNTQFDLHSNESVKAINVSATTTRVPVIDGHTGVVSVKFSKSPAPSMEEIDRAFREFRCEAQELNVPSAPPQAIVVHDAPDRPQPRLDRDLHNGACVSVGRVRPCPVLDVKFVCLIDNVRLGAATSSIMNAEIAVEKGLIV